The genomic segment AGAAGAAACCAAGTGTCTTCCTGTATTGATTGCGCATATTCTACGCTACTTATCCATTTCTGGGTTGTGACGGAGCTCGGGAGAAAACTGGGGCACACTCTTCTTGCTGCTGTGCAACATTTCTATTATTTACAGAAATGGAAAGTGTGTCATTCTGTTCAAAGCAATGACAATACAACTTGAAAAGGCAGAGCATAAGCCGTCATTTGTCATTGATGCCGTTTTTGGAGTGCAGGGCCCTGCCAGGATTCGAACCTGGAGCATCTGCATGGCTGAGCAGAGGCCCCCCAGGAGCACAGGACCAGAGGTGCACTCTGTGGAACGGCCTCAGGACAGAGAATGACAATAGACTTATTTGGACCTGCCCTTCTCAACCGCTTTTTGCCTCTCATGTAGCTGGACTCATGAAACTGAGCCAAAAAGACTTTCAGgaggacatactgtatgtatgtttcTCTACAAATACTTGGTTATCTGGCGCGCCTGCCAGCCCATCAaaagtgaaattaaacaaccaagtacTGGTCAATGTTTTCTTAAGCCGACTGCATATGCTTTTCTTGTCGCAAGAGATgcgaccaaaaaacaaaaaaaaaagttgcagatTATCTGCCAAACATCTCACAGTCTTTTTGTGAACATTAGCAATTTGACGAGAACGCAAAATCGGCTACCTTCAGAAATACTATCAATTGTTCGCCGTTCAGTGGGACAGGGGCTTTAGCTGCCATGTTGTGAAGGTGTGTCTGTGAGGCGCTATTCTGCACATCTGCCCAACTGATTGACATTAACGGCAGCCcaccacacacactcatttgTCTGGTCAGGACATGACTAGCCAAACTGAGCATAGATCTCAACTCGCTTTcaagcaacaacaaaattcTTCCATTGGGCCAGGAGTACAGTATATGGTGCCTCGAGCCCCTGAAAACTGGCTAATTTCAGTCAGACAATAAATAGGGTGTGTCATGTGTTGTACTGATCCTGGGTTAATTTTTTATAAAATCTCACCTAAACACCTCTAAAATGTGTTAAATTGTGAGATTCACATGGTCTATTTTTGGCAGATTGGCTTAGGTCTACCGAGTGGTAGACTGTGATTTGCGAAGGAAGACTCAAAATATTGTAGCTAGAAAATGTGATTCTTAGTTCTGGTGCAATTGGCTGCCAGTCTTTCCACCATCTGAGTTGCCATAGGACAGATTTTACCTTGCGCCTCCTTTACACAGGACAAAGCTTTCACCCTCTTTGGCGGTATACTGAGCCGAGGGTCATCAACTGTCAGCCCCAGCACAATGCCTGGGGGGAGCTCTGCAGTTGAGTAGACACCTGGTTGAATTACAAATCAATGATTAGATGGCAAACAATCAAACCGGCTGATTCCCACCAAGTCGGAAATTGTAAACCTTTCAGTGTGTGAAAGAGATCCGTTTGCTGCTGATGGAGCTTCATCTTGCTTTCTTCCTTGCAGTGATTGGGCCACCAGAGGCAGGAGGGCTGTGATTTGATCGAttcctgattgaaaaaaaaaaaattaaaaaaaagcaacactatGTCACTGGCCTAGCCTACAAAAGATTCCGTTTGCAATGCTGATAAAATTCACAGCTCTTACATCACAGTCTGTAGCAGCTTCCAAAGCTTCTGTCAGCACTGAATGGGACTGTGGTCCAATCAGGCGATATCGTACAATCTCCATTGTGAGATCACTGCAAAAGataaacaaaataattcatGTTACCTTTTGCAGATTTTTCCAACGAACCCCAACTGGAAACGAGACAAACTTGATCAATATTCCAGTTGAGCTCGATTTCCAGGTAACAGGGGTGTCGGGTGATCTGGTTCCATCACCCAGGATCTTCTTGGCAAGAGGGCCACCGGCATCCTTATCGCTTTGCTTCCTCTTGGTTCCAGGCGTGTGCTTTCTCTCAGGCTTCGGTTCCCAATCTGTGGTGGAGACAACCTTTGCATCTATAACCAATGGCACAGGCGGTGGGACCACAGCCTGACACTGGCACACACTTTGGAACTCGGCAAGGACATCCTGGAAACACAATCTATGTGAGTAAAAGAAAATGGTTGCATTGAAAAAGCCACGACAAAAAAATATCTTACCTGTTTAAGAGTGGGATGAACCCAGGTCCACAGATGTCTGTGAACAGAGCCCGGCGTGCGGGGTCTCCAGAGGAATGTGGCCGAGCCCAAAGGCTGTGAGGGGAACTGTCCAGCCCTGTACAACACTAAGCTACCTTGTCTTTGTCCAGACAGACACAACCGTTGAGCAAACGTAGGGCCTGTCGAATGAGAAAAGCAGTACATGCTATGCGAACTGGCtccatatgacaaaacaaacactgtaTTTTGTGGTTTAAGCGGTGCACACGCTCACCAGCCTCCTTGCTGGTCAGCTGGGACAGACAATCAAGCAGCTTGTCTTCCTCTCCCTGGAGCTCGATGCAGCAGTAGTACGACAGGTCCTGTTTGGTCAAAAAGAAATCTCTTTTAGACAGTACCATCAGTCTATTTTTATCTTGGCAAACCTCCACTATATCACAAGTCATCATTTGTTACTTTGTAACATCACAGCTTTcaaacaatcctttttttttaaataggtttTTACATGATACAGGCTTGCCCAAATTTAGAGTTGTGCACCTTTAGTGCAGTATTACGTTGAGCCACAACATGCTGGACAGCACTGAAGTATACTGAAGGAGATGCAACATAATTCACAGACACCTTCAGTAAAAAAATAGCACCGTACAATGTTTTACTGTTTTAATGTTTGTTGTTCCCACAGAGCAAAGAGACTATATGCCCGTATTGTCGGATGCTCCGTTTCAATTGCTGCTCTGTGTGTTCAAGatgcttagatttttttttcttagcaagTTTATAATTGCAtgaactctttcagggacagcgcttACTAGAGTGGACATCAATTCACATGTTGGTTTCTCTTATATTAATTCATCTTAGTGTCAGATGTGCATCGACCACTACAATGGACCCTTATGTGTGTTGCCATCACTgccattattcttttttttcccatgactaAAGACGAATAAAATTCtgatgtaggttattattactGGTGAATGAAAGTGTTAAACATCAATGTAAATTTCTCTTAGCCAGCCTGTGGTGTTCTCTTTCTTTGAGGATAAAGTTTAAGATTTAATTATTTAGTTTGCTTTATACTTCAGGGTTTAATAAATAGAGggtttccattttgtgtttcgcttttattgtaaatttcaactgggagtgacaaaTGGCTCGAATCAAGCAGGGATTGCAGCTTTGAAGATCTGCACAAgagcctttttgttttctttatggTGATGTTCTATAATCGTCTCCAATTTGGTGAGAGCAACAAAGTGAGAACGGGCACGAAGGAACTGAGTgtttgaataaatttgaatatattGAATGCATGTGATTTATTGTTCTGGTAGTCTCTTtatattgcagattttcaccCATCACTGGTAGGTCCGAAAAACCCCTGCAATAAATGGCCGTTCACTATTTATGACCTAAAAACGGGCTATTCTTTCCTGCTTTGTGCAAAGGTCCATACCTGCAGCAGACAATGAGTGCTCATGGCTCTGTAGCTGGGACGGTAGCATTTCAAGGTGGGTCTGTCCCCAAGGCAGTAGCCCCACTTTTTGACCATGTGGAAACGCTTGGCGTGCCAAATGTGTGTCTCCAGCCACACATTTTTTCTTTGCCGTCGGTTGAACTCCAGCAGCATGTTCCCGTGGCGGCGGCGGGCTTTGCGGCTCTTGTTTTTagcctgctccttttttttaacgctgCCCTGCAGGCATTTCTCTCTCTGCAGTGGGCCAAAATAAGTGTTACTGAAGTCAGAAagtaaggaaaaaaatgctttgtgaATACGACCATTCTGTTGGCCATCTCTCTCAGCCGGCAAGGAAGACGCTTAGTGTTGTGGCTCATCGCTCTTCTCCTCATGTGCCTCGGCAGCGCTCCAAAGACATGACAGCTGCCTGTTGTCTTGGTAACAGCTTTCAGCATGGCACTTACCTCTGCTGCCCTGGCCCTGGCAAAAACTCCAGCTACGAATGCAATTTTGCAAAGGCAAGAGGAATTTTAACAATAGTTTTTCAAATGATGCAAGAAACCTCTCATGTGTACAATGAACCCCAACTATATCGCAGCTCATTGCTCACAAACTCGCACATGATTTTTAAGccaccgttttgttttgttttttttaatggatttttacAGCATACAGGAGACTTTAGAATCGTGCACCTTCCGTGTCGTACCACATTGAATCACAACGTGCCGGGCCGTACTGGAGGCTACTGGAAGATATGAAGCATCCAGTAattgagaggaagaagaaaagttGCCTCTTCTGTATAAAACCATGttttttcatattcattgtTCCCACGGAATGTATGTCTGTGAATGTGATTATATCTATGACCAAAGTCAAAACCTCCTATCTGAAATCAGATTTGATGTACAGTCGATACGAaattttgcaattaaaaaataaaattggcagCAAACCTGGTTGGAAAGTTGAGTCATGTGACTTTTCTTTCACAACAACAGGGCAGCATATCCTTACAGATGGACTAAATCTGGGCATCCTTCTCTGTTCTTTGCATCCAAGGTGAAATACCGCATTCAGCGCGTTCAACTAACTGAAGTATTAAAtaaactgcttcaaaaaaaaatcacccgtcGCCTGTTATTTGGAGAACTGCGCAAGCTGCGATAAATGGGGGCTCACTGTAGTTACCCAAAGTTTCAAATGAACGCTGACAGAATCCAACTAAGTTGCTGACAGTTTtcattacagtattttcatgTTAACAGCAAGAGGTCCAGTATATCATCGTTAACCCTTCATTAATCAACTGTGCTTGAGTACAAGAGGAGAGGTTTCTTCACCAGTAATAAACTGAGGCATCTTGTCACCATAGACTTCGCCGCTTTTCTGGTGCCCACGGACCCACCCAGTCTCTTGGTGAGACCTCTTCTTTCTGAGTGACAGTGCATCTTTGCCAGATGGGCCATCACCACCGCCACCTGAACAGCGGATTGACAACTGAATAAGAATGACAATGTCTTGATCATCGTTCTAACAGAGACGACAACACTGAAATTGAGATGGTAACTGAAATGCTTCACTTGTGAAAATGGTTTGACTGTCTGTGGAACTACTTAAATCATATTTACGTgttacaacaaaaaatgtagtGAGCCTCAGGGAAAGATGAAGAACAATAGACAAACAAGAATGATAATGTGCTAATTGTGAGACGTCTAAAGTTCAAAGTGTTACCGTTGGGATGGGTGCTGGCCTCGTCATGAACAGACGATGACAGACACTGCACACTCGCGGGCTGGTTTCTCAGTTTCTTCTGTCGCATTTTGACTTTAGCTGCAGACATTTTCTTTAAAAGCAGAAGTTTTTTCGTCACTAAATACTGGGCATTCTAATCCCAGAACAGTCTGAAACACTAAACATATAGTGGCGCACGAAAGTATTCAGCTCccttgaaccttttttttccttttaccacatTTCAAGCTTTGAACAAAGATATTGGCTGACAATGAGAGGCCCAAATAATATCGCACACCCcactttttataaaaaaaagaaaacaaaaatttatCGCATgaattttgttccattttacaGATGTGTCATACTTGATGTTGAttctttccacaaaaaaaaaaattgatttctttGTGCTTGaggcaaatgtaaaaaaaaagtgaaagtaaaagACATGTTTTACCCAGTCCCAGTAATGTCTCATTCAAAACCTTCTGTTAAGACTAAGGTTGGCAACGTAAACAGCAAATGTCAAGATAAActggagagttttttttcttgttgtcatgTCTTCAATATAAAGAGATATGGTGCTCAGGGAATCAGATGTCATTACTGAGCCACTGTTAACATGGTCAGGAATTTACAATGTTCCAGGGAGATGGCAGAGAGGACCAGGTGCTTGACCATCAGATGGTCTTGTGCTTGCAATTCACACGATTTGTGGAAGCCCCAGCTGCTTTCGTTACCGACGCACGACACACTTTTAATACTAGAAAATTATACAATTTCCTGAAAATTCCTCTCAAGGATTATTATCCAACAAGGTAAACATCTCAACATTTACTGTCCTCAGTCATAACATTAGTCAACATTTAGTTTTACCTTTGCAACCAATGTTATATTGAGACGAAAAGCGTCACTCATGTCACTCtccgtatgttttttttaaaatacatgtatAGTTCAGTGACACGATCCATTTGGATATATAGGTGGTCTTACTTTTTTTGGAACACACCTACATCATGTAACTTGTTAAGATCTCGGGTTCTGGACAGGCGTGAATGATACTGGTTTGGTCGCAAGTTTAATGGGAGTCCAAAGAATGCACTGGGAGTTCGGGTAATGCTCAGACGCAGGGAAAATTAAAGGGGACATTACTTCATGAACACTTTTTTAGAGTCTCGGGCCAGACACACCCAAACTCTCCAGCGGCCCCCCACAAAAGTTGAGTTAGATACCCCTGGTTTAGACTGTCCCCTACTTTCCTACGACACCCGGCTAActtaaaaacaacatatttcCACCAAGCCAGCATTGTTAGTTCAAGTAGACTTAAACAATTGTGAGGCTTTCAAGCAAACGCGTAAGAAAATAGTTTTATGTTGCTACATTTACCTGGGTGGACCCGATGAATACGGCTCCAAATGTGGTTTTGTTCTCTTGACAAGCTAGCGGGCCAGCGTGTGAAACAGAACGTGCAAATTGCTTCCGGATATGTGGTGTTCATGGGAGTTGTAGTGTATATGTGTAAGAATATTTGggaacatttaaattgtttaaaTGGTGGTTGAATATCCGTTTAATTGTATAAAACAAATTGTCCGTGaaaatataatatttattattagtagtaaaTTGTTTCAGTCTGATTTTGGTATGTTTTAGTCCACATTTTTCCCCACGTGACCAGCctctttgtgtgattttttttttacattcttgccactaatatttacatttgtgtAGAAATCGTTCGGTGAATATGAAAAGGGAGGACTTCTGATGTATATCTCGGCCATGGCCTAAAATTGCCGTGACTCGTGCGACGTCCCTTCGCGTGATAAATAATACTGTAAAGGACAAGATACTATATCTGTATAAATTGTGTGGGAATCAGAAGAACTGACGCGTATCTTAAATACTGCATAATCAATTCAAATGTAGAAAATGCAAGTAAAAATGTCAGAAGCTAAATAAGCTGTTATAGGAGAGGAATACAGTCCTGTACCATACTTTACAGCAGTCTCCCAATATTGCCGAGGGCACCTTCCAACCACCCGAGGACGCTGTTTCTCCATGAcggaatatacagtacagtattggtttgtttggtttggtttctttgtttattgaacataaaacatatacagtaataatttgacagaaaataaggtagacaaaaaagtaaaagaaagaactcagtcttcattcaacacagttattatgttcaagggagtaggatgaagtaaaaaaacttatctagtcctaccccgttatgtgtttatatctactaaatcatttttatatcaatcagaaaagaaaaagtaagaagaagtctccattaaggctcatactttacccttaaccgtgatattttcacaacttttggtttgtatcgggatcatatacatcctcaccctggcactcttgtgtcaattttctcttgtattcataatggatattgcaatacctttctctatttatcaacttagttctgatttatcattatatttaatgtttcgaatttatcattttaactctgattggtgtaggttgtttgtactattgttttgaatttgtttttgaactcagcaagcgatttactcatttttaggtccgtttcgagattattccacagattaacacctttgctagatacacttctttgcttgatgtttgttcttgttttgagttttttgaataagttggtacctcttaattcatagttgctttctcaaatttcaaaaaacttctgaatgttttggcaaagcaggttattgtgtgctttgtacattaattgggcgattttaaagtcaaccaggtcataaaatgtcatcgtatttaatttgataaatagtggatttgtgggttccgtatattttgatctattaataattcgaattgcttttttttgtagtttgagaatagggagtgtgtttgttttgcaggcatttccccatatttccacacagtaggtcatgtatggtaataataatgaagtgtatattGTGttcaaggatctcttatttagcacttccttggttttgtagaggatccctacggtcttggctatttttctttttacgttatcgatatgtggtttccaacatagttttgagtctattactaatccgagaaacttggtttcatacgctctttctatttcaattgagtttaccataattttagcttggtgtttgattggtcttgtgccaaaaacaattgacttggattttttcaggttaagtgacaatttatttctgtcaaaccagttttttaatttgtttaattcgtttcctacggttgtcaggagctgtttcagatttattccaggacagtagaaagttgtatcatcagcaaataggacacatttaaatagttttgagaccttgcagatatcatttatatataagatgaatagttttggaccaagcactgacccctgaggtactccatgagtgattttcagttgattcgtttttttattgttgagttgcacgtactgatatctgttttctagtATTCCCAAGTACAAGTGGCCTACTGTGCTGTACGGTGTACATGTACTcgttaaaataatttttactcCAACATGGGTTTGATGAAAGAAAACCCACAATTTTGGAGAATGATTTCTCCAACAGTTAATTACTTTAAaattacagacccatttccaaactgcctttcatttccaaaattctggaaaaagtggtgcacatgcagttgaaacttttcttggatgaacataacatcttggaggtcttccagtcaggtttcaagacgatgcatagcacggagtcagccctgttacgcgtttctaatgacatcctcctggcaaatgactctggagaccacgtgtgtctggttttattggacttaactgcagcatttgatacagtggatcacagtattctgctgactcgtttgcagcacttggtgggcattggcgggagtgttcttgattggtttaggtcctatctagctgacaggaccttttgtgtcagccttggctgctctgaatcacgcactgctcccctgtcatgtggtgttccacagggctcaattctggggcctctgctgttctcgctgtatctgctcccattgggttccatcttaaggaaacatggtattcctttccactgctatgcagatgactgccagatctatgtcccactgagcaagaaagacaccttctcattaaggccactcctatcctgtctggaagaaatcaaaacctggatggcacaaaatttcttgaagttcaacgaaaagaagacagaggtgatattgtttggccccagtggaccttgtacattccatcctgtagacttgggccccctatctccttatctgaaatcaacggtctcaaacttgggacttaaactggacagtgatttcaaactcgatcggcaaattggtgccgttgttaaatccagcttctttcaccttagacagctggccaaaataaaacctttcctctcacatgaacactttgagacagtaattcatgcctttgtcacatcccagctcgattactgcaacgccctgtactttggagtcagccagtcctccatcaagcgccttcagctggtacagaatgccgctgctcgcctcttgactggtactcgtaagagggagcatataactcctactttggcatcccttcactggctccccattcattttagaattatttttaagatcctcctctttgttttcaaatctctgaataatctcgcgccaccttacctctctgagctcatacgcccctacacccctgcccggcgcctcaggtctgtggaccagtctttgctagacgtaccaagaactaaactgaggctcagaggggatcgagccttttctgttgctggtccatctctctggaatgacctcccactgaacattcggcaagcctcctcgctgcccatctttaaatccctcctcaaaactcacttgtattctttggcgtttgactcagcatgacttagatttgctattggttttactgcttggtgctttctaccgccttattacttattacttattactgattcgtcttactgtttattgtatatgttaaatcgctccatgtacagcactttgtatgcagcgatggctgtttgaaagtgctctataaatactgttgttgttgttgttgttgttgttgttgttgttaaaattgTGTCTATATACTGCTCAGAAATGAAGGAAACACTTGACTCAACGAATGAAATATTCcagttgaaaatatttttaatacttgctAATTACTTCTAATTTCAATCAGTTTTATGTTCTATTTTAATAACAACAATGAAAACTGATTCGCACTCTGTGTGGGTACTTAACAAGTTAATATCACAGTGGGAGGGTGATATTGTAACAGTACCCATTGTAACAGTGCATTTGGGGTCTGCAATGTCTTCTCTTCTGGCCTGAGCACTGTCAAGAGCACCGAGCTACATTTACAAATGTAATTAAATTATATTAATTTCTGTTCAGCAGTACTTCAGTTGCAGTTCATAGCCATTTACTTGGCTATTCAACTTCCAGCAttttactgttttatttttttctccaatcagatttcagcatcTCTGTTCTGCCGTGTCAATGTAATGTCAGGTCCTTCAGTGCCATAACCCCTGGCCCATAACACATACACATTGTGAGTGATGCCTGgctgttgtagttttttttaaaaaatctgatttcagAGTGTCACCAAAAAAGGTCTGCTTTCTGGTTTAGAGTAGCATTGGCATTTTTACACCCtctgattattcattcatagtTTTGTGATGTGCAGCAACAGTTGGTTTATGGAAGAGGACGAATATTGTACTTAAttacaatttcatttttaaggcagactttttaagaaaaaaaaataaaatcatgaggATTGTTCGGCCAACAAGCATTTCCAAAGCTTGGTCCTGCTTTTTGAGAATGTGGGACCGGAGGGTCTGTTCCAACTACGGGGTGATCACACTCCTCACCTTCCACGGTAGGGTCTACTGCTGGAGAGGAGGCTCTGCCCAGAAGGAAAATCTCAGATCGAAAAGGAGCGATGTGGGTTTCGTCCAGGCAATGTCACAGTGAACCAGCGTTACAGCCTCAAGAGAGTCCTTGAGGCTGCATGGCAAtgtaatgggaatttgacatctAACAGTgctaaaatgtaactttttgtaCCACTGAATGCTGACCAGTCATTCTACGTagctgctcaaaatgctgattgtgcTGCACGGCCTGACCTTCACCCTACCCAAAGAGAAGAAAACGAGATAAAAAGAGAGCACAAGACGTGGGGGGATGCACCCTTGACAGATCTTTGAATGGTGTTTCTCCGTGTTTTTTTATCTTTCGCAAATGTATCTCgtcatctatctatatatatattgcgcgtcgtcccgcacgcggtctgtccttccgtctgtcccttttcaaaacgtacctacttcaccacgCCGCTGCGTGCCGCCGCTgcgtgccgccactgcgccgctcaggcagtggctcactacgatcgcgcgggcatcttagcgaaaaaatgttgtctacccacaagcattgcaatgaaattgttagttatttagtagggctaaacatctctttattttcgcgataagcaatgaagatgaacaaaaagttgaacgaagcaacaacacttttgtgggccgaaggcccaccttaccagccttccgcag from the Hippocampus zosterae strain Florida chromosome 5, ASM2543408v3, whole genome shotgun sequence genome contains:
- the pop1 gene encoding ribonucleases P/MRP protein subunit POP1, which codes for MSAAKVKMRQKKLRNQPASVQCLSSSVHDEASTHPNGGGGDGPSGKDALSLRKKRSHQETGWVRGHQKSGEVYGDKMPQFITAGVFARARAAEVSAMLKAVTKTTGSCHVFGALPRHMRRRAMSHNTKRLPCRLREMANRMREKCLQGSVKKKEQAKNKSRKARRRHGNMLLEFNRRQRKNVWLETHIWHAKRFHMVKKWGYCLGDRPTLKCYRPSYRAMSTHCLLQDLSYYCCIELQGEEDKLLDCLSQLTSKEAGPTFAQRLCLSGQRQGSLVLYRAGQFPSQPLGSATFLWRPRTPGSVHRHLWTWVHPTLKQDVLAEFQSVCQCQAVVPPPVPLVIDAKVVSTTDWEPKPERKHTPGTKRKQSDKDAGGPLAKKILGDGTRSPDTPVTWKSSSTGILINDLTMEIVRYRLIGPQSHSVLTEALEAATDCDESIKSQPSCLWWPNHCKEESKMKLHQQQTDLFHTLKGVYSTAELPPGIVLGLTVDDPRLSIPPKRVKALSCVKEAQEVSDEKRKELSLRGVPEHCCESFLWEQSVRNNVTENKISEQDLNRMRSEVLVPGSRLNPVPLQGRVPILLVHQPGKQVGHEMNSWGAGWDLLLPKGWGMAFWIPLVYRDVRIGGLKMSLTHSQNKGVPHFPHDYPDCPAGAHFQGEQESELLEKFKRRPPAKRTNYIKHGCLAPFCCPWQQLAEEWDVIGSEGGIQAQSASLDDMATRVERTSHHQVPVTKQQTHFTVLRTRKSLRLLSSWCGPTSSQGQRSYRVREMPSLDHTAKKSFLASHGMSLVWVRLSVLLKGKPDLHAMVSVPTADDLKLLSRGGPGSSAPQEPPHRDHLKSTLKRGKKGTKKVASDTPSTSGQMTTTSNDPQLSCPASDVVLGVWPNPLPSVTSHCSRVTLGWVTQADFSLSAGCGEALGFVSVTGLVHTLISQPLEHRGTVLLRNPMSLQYRFAKINIEV